The following proteins are encoded in a genomic region of Maribacter hydrothermalis:
- a CDS encoding O-antigen ligase family protein encodes MTFIDKHNIPPKTPVGFINNILPFILGLMPILSIVFDEKLVPLYIIILLISYLFEKDKKANFVKNKRYLLPFVIMISVFVIFTLVSSDILLSLKVLERQISFILLPLLVFTADWSRKRLIVFLKTFTFGLSIFCLISFGLLIWFYITNQDWIVTMNQMQNNGTYLLFKFPHLVNTHPTYWSYLLIFGNIIVLSNYFFFFFKGKYIGLLMLLIFNTIILLLASRTPLVINILVFISTFTLLFKYSRKYSNKKLLLMGVVVLGLVVFVAPNINLLKIKTADSFNDDRFYLWPIALDQIKNNYYVLGEGLGLGNSMLKEYIIENGDMRKNYNSFDLHNQYLRHYLDMGILGLGSLVYFIFSPLMFKRNVFYSPDSFLTISLVLLLSLACITEAPLYRLKGIVVFSIFYPIFLIAGDNLKLRKEIV; translated from the coding sequence ATGACATTTATTGACAAGCATAATATACCACCCAAAACGCCAGTTGGTTTTATAAACAACATTTTACCATTTATTTTGGGTTTAATGCCTATTTTGTCAATAGTTTTTGATGAAAAGTTGGTTCCTCTTTATATAATTATACTCTTAATATCCTACCTTTTTGAAAAAGATAAAAAAGCAAACTTTGTAAAGAATAAAAGGTATTTATTACCATTTGTTATAATGATTAGTGTTTTCGTAATTTTTACACTAGTATCATCAGATATACTTTTGTCTTTAAAAGTTTTGGAAAGACAAATTTCATTTATTTTATTGCCATTACTAGTATTTACCGCAGATTGGTCGCGTAAAAGGTTGATTGTGTTTTTAAAGACTTTTACTTTCGGCTTATCTATATTTTGCTTAATTTCTTTTGGTTTACTTATTTGGTTCTACATTACTAATCAAGATTGGATTGTTACAATGAACCAAATGCAAAATAATGGTACATATTTACTATTTAAGTTTCCTCATTTGGTAAACACGCATCCAACTTATTGGAGCTATCTCTTAATTTTCGGAAATATCATAGTATTAAGCAATTACTTCTTCTTTTTCTTCAAAGGAAAATATATTGGTCTTTTAATGTTATTGATCTTTAACACAATTATTTTATTATTAGCTTCAAGAACACCTTTAGTAATCAATATATTAGTTTTTATTAGCACATTTACTTTGTTATTTAAATACAGTAGAAAATATTCTAATAAAAAGTTATTATTAATGGGAGTAGTGGTTTTGGGTCTTGTTGTTTTTGTAGCCCCAAACATTAATCTGTTAAAGATTAAAACTGCCGATTCTTTTAATGATGACAGGTTCTACCTGTGGCCTATCGCTTTAGATCAAATTAAAAATAATTATTATGTACTAGGTGAAGGGTTGGGCTTAGGTAATAGTATGCTTAAAGAGTATATTATTGAAAATGGAGATATGCGTAAAAATTATAATTCTTTTGACTTGCATAACCAGTATCTTAGGCATTATTTGGATATGGGTATTTTAGGACTAGGGTCTTTAGTTTATTTCATATTTAGCCCATTAATGTTTAAAAGAAATGTGTTTTATAGTCCGGATTCATTTTTAACTATTTCGCTAGTACTATTACTTAGTTTGGCATGTATTACCGAGGCCCCTCTTTATCGCTTGAAAGGAATTGTGGTTTTTTCAATATTTTATCCAATTTTTTTAATTGCGGGGGATAATTTAAAACTAAGAAAAGAAATAGTCTAA
- a CDS encoding DUF4254 domain-containing protein: MFSDFAFKIFNDSIKKYHIKDDVYQNFENPYSKEDIEHLLYRKNWIDTVQWHYEDIIRNPDINPEDALVLKRKIDASNQDRTDLVEFIDSYFLNKYQSVDVKSDATINTESPAWAIDRLSILALKIYHMNEEATRSDATLEHRKKCQAKLEVLLEQKSDLSLAIDQLLADIENGSKYMKVYKQMKMYNDEELNPILRGNK, encoded by the coding sequence ATGTTTAGCGACTTCGCATTTAAAATTTTTAATGATAGCATTAAAAAATATCATATTAAGGATGATGTATATCAAAATTTCGAAAATCCATATTCAAAAGAGGATATAGAACATCTTTTATATCGTAAAAATTGGATCGATACGGTGCAATGGCATTATGAGGACATCATCAGAAATCCTGATATTAATCCAGAAGATGCTTTGGTGCTAAAGCGTAAAATCGATGCGAGCAATCAAGATAGAACCGATTTAGTCGAATTTATAGACAGTTATTTTTTAAATAAATACCAATCGGTAGATGTTAAATCAGATGCTACTATAAATACGGAGAGTCCTGCCTGGGCAATAGACCGTCTTTCTATTTTGGCATTAAAAATTTACCACATGAACGAAGAAGCAACTAGGTCAGATGCTACTTTAGAACATAGAAAGAAATGCCAAGCGAAATTAGAAGTTCTACTTGAACAGAAAAGCGACCTATCATTGGCCATAGATCAATTACTTGCCGATATTGAAAACGGCTCTAAGTATATGAAGGTCTATAAGCAAATGAAGATGTATAATGATGAGGAACTAAACCCCATCCTTCGTGGTAATAAATAA
- a CDS encoding UDP-glucuronic acid decarboxylase family protein, with translation MKRILITGAAGFLGSHLCDRFIAEGFHVIGMDNLITGDLKNIAHLFPLQHFEFHHHDVSTFVHLEGKLDYILHFASPASPIDYLKIPIETLKVGSLGTLNLLGLAKEKNSRILVASTSEVYGDPLVHPQTEEYYGNVSPIGPRGVYDEAKRFMESITMAYHRHHGLDTRIVRIFNTYGPRMRLNDGRVVPAFMGQALRGEDLTVFGDGSQSRSFCYIDDQVEGIYRLLFSDYTNPINIGNPHETTIKEFAEEIIALTGTKQKVIYKPLPQDDPMQRQPDITKAKEILGWEPKVGRAKGLKIVYDYFKSLSKEELQKKEHRNFSGI, from the coding sequence ATGAAAAGAATTTTAATAACAGGGGCTGCAGGGTTTCTAGGGTCTCATTTATGTGATCGGTTTATTGCCGAAGGATTTCATGTCATTGGCATGGATAATCTTATCACCGGCGATTTAAAAAATATAGCGCACCTTTTTCCATTACAGCATTTCGAATTTCACCATCATGATGTTTCTACGTTTGTTCATTTAGAAGGTAAACTAGATTATATACTTCATTTTGCTTCACCTGCAAGCCCAATAGATTATTTGAAGATTCCTATAGAAACTTTAAAAGTTGGATCTTTGGGTACCTTAAATCTACTTGGCCTTGCTAAAGAAAAAAATTCGAGAATATTAGTCGCATCAACTTCTGAGGTATATGGCGACCCCTTGGTTCACCCACAAACCGAAGAGTATTACGGCAATGTTAGCCCAATAGGTCCTCGCGGTGTTTATGACGAAGCCAAGCGCTTCATGGAGTCCATTACAATGGCTTATCACAGACATCATGGTCTAGACACACGCATAGTTAGAATTTTTAATACGTATGGGCCTAGAATGCGCTTAAATGATGGCAGGGTAGTTCCGGCATTTATGGGACAAGCTTTAAGAGGCGAGGACCTAACTGTTTTTGGTGATGGTTCTCAAAGTAGGTCTTTTTGTTATATAGACGATCAAGTAGAGGGAATATACCGATTATTATTTAGTGATTATACCAATCCTATTAATATCGGAAATCCACATGAAACTACAATTAAAGAGTTTGCTGAAGAGATTATAGCTCTTACTGGAACCAAACAAAAGGTTATTTATAAACCGTTACCTCAAGATGACCCTATGCAGCGCCAGCCAGATATTACAAAAGCAAAAGAAATTTTAGGTTGGGAACCAAAAGTTGGAAGAGCCAAGGGTTTAAAAATCGTATATGATTATTTCAAATCGTTGTCTAAAGAGGAATTACAAAAGAAAGAGCATCGTAATTTCTCTGGAATTTAA
- a CDS encoding sugar transferase yields MAKLSILNSLERKFILLLGDLLIIISSLNVFIYHAIDYVSLKLKIGVFGFGIVSYLLLSYILDSYNLQKTLKRKLVISQALYITGLFVFIVFIFSVIFFDTSFWRIPLLVFLILTPIEIALWRLFFVNVFRVLPTVKNVLLIYDKETGKDFKKVISAIDGDDLETFYRVKLTYQLGQDSDLRKKFLHATEKVDSWIINIRNYNDIPTDLEKVLLKSILRGKDVISYTSFYENTYEALPIQSHNDSFYEILQFRNRKIRYVHTVFSFFVNLILSLVVGFVCLLCIPIVWFLNIFLNRGPLFYTQKRVGLYGNEFKIYKFRSMVVNAEKEGAKMAVKNDVRITPFGRVLRIFRVDELPQILAVIKGDMQFIGPRPERKVFVNQLNSLVPFYGTRHLIKPGITGWAQVKYKYGENLEDSIKKLEYDLYYIKNRSITLDLRIIFKTVTTVLFSRGI; encoded by the coding sequence ATGGCGAAACTCTCTATATTAAATTCATTAGAGCGCAAATTCATACTATTATTAGGAGATTTATTAATAATCATTTCTAGCTTAAATGTTTTCATTTATCACGCAATAGATTATGTTTCTTTAAAATTAAAAATTGGTGTTTTTGGTTTCGGGATCGTTAGCTATTTACTTTTATCATACATATTAGATTCTTATAACCTTCAAAAAACATTAAAAAGAAAGTTAGTAATATCACAGGCCTTATATATAACGGGACTGTTTGTTTTTATAGTTTTTATTTTTTCGGTTATTTTCTTCGATACAAGTTTCTGGAGAATTCCGCTTTTAGTTTTTTTAATACTTACCCCAATTGAAATCGCTTTATGGCGACTGTTTTTTGTAAATGTTTTCAGAGTTTTACCTACTGTAAAGAATGTATTACTTATTTATGATAAAGAAACTGGAAAAGACTTTAAAAAAGTAATTTCTGCTATTGATGGCGATGATTTAGAAACATTTTATCGTGTTAAATTAACTTACCAGCTTGGTCAAGATAGTGACTTAAGGAAAAAATTTCTTCATGCGACAGAAAAAGTAGATTCTTGGATTATCAATATTAGAAATTATAATGATATTCCAACTGACTTGGAGAAGGTCTTGTTAAAATCAATACTAAGAGGTAAGGATGTTATTTCTTATACGTCATTTTATGAGAACACTTATGAGGCCTTGCCCATACAATCACATAATGATAGTTTTTATGAAATACTACAATTTAGAAATCGTAAAATACGGTATGTACATACCGTATTTAGCTTCTTTGTAAATCTTATACTTTCCCTGGTGGTTGGTTTTGTGTGTTTACTATGCATACCAATAGTGTGGTTTTTAAATATATTTTTGAATAGGGGGCCATTGTTCTATACTCAAAAAAGAGTGGGTCTATATGGTAATGAATTTAAAATATATAAGTTTCGCTCTATGGTGGTAAATGCCGAAAAAGAAGGGGCTAAAATGGCAGTTAAAAACGATGTTAGAATAACCCCATTTGGACGAGTCCTTAGAATTTTTAGAGTGGACGAATTACCTCAAATATTAGCGGTCATAAAAGGTGATATGCAATTTATTGGCCCTAGACCAGAGCGAAAGGTTTTTGTAAACCAATTAAATTCACTAGTTCCTTTTTATGGAACAAGGCATCTTATAAAACCTGGAATAACTGGTTGGGCACAGGTTAAATATAAATATGGGGAAAATTTAGAGGATTCCATTAAAAAATTAGAATACGATTTATATTATATAAAGAACCGTTCTATAACGCTTGATTTAAGAATCATATTTAAAACGGTAACAACCGTATTATTTTCTAGAGGAATTTAG
- a CDS encoding TetR/AcrR family transcriptional regulator, whose product MNKSLKRMATMQRMQATGLELFYSQGYYNTSVDDILKKLELSKGAFYYHFESKEDFFLQIIQNLLARKIYSTLIEPIEGHDNPLTLITQCFDNAMETAVHNEMDFGCILSNFLTEFNGKNEVIMRQLNEIVTVWEVNLITALQKGKFNGYLDRHVDCEAVATYLMSSYFGIRTLMTGAAPSAKKYRYMSQLKQYFKSMEAKVVTF is encoded by the coding sequence ATGAACAAGAGTTTAAAGCGCATGGCAACCATGCAACGTATGCAAGCAACAGGACTAGAATTATTTTATTCTCAAGGCTATTATAATACTAGTGTTGACGATATTCTTAAAAAATTGGAACTATCAAAAGGTGCCTTTTATTATCATTTTGAATCTAAAGAAGATTTCTTTTTACAGATAATACAAAACCTTTTAGCTCGTAAAATATATAGCACCTTAATTGAACCTATTGAAGGTCATGATAATCCATTGACATTGATTACACAATGTTTTGATAATGCTATGGAAACCGCAGTACATAATGAAATGGATTTCGGTTGTATTTTAAGTAACTTTTTAACCGAATTCAATGGTAAAAATGAAGTAATCATGCGTCAATTAAATGAGATAGTTACTGTTTGGGAAGTTAACCTTATTACGGCACTACAAAAGGGAAAATTTAATGGCTATTTAGACCGCCATGTAGATTGTGAAGCTGTTGCTACCTACTTAATGAGTTCATATTTCGGTATAAGAACGTTAATGACAGGTGCTGCGCCATCTGCCAAAAAATACAGGTATATGTCTCAATTAAAACAATACTTCAAAAGTATGGAAGCTAAAGTGGTAACGTTTTAA
- a CDS encoding O-antigen ligase family protein, whose amino-acid sequence MKKISLPKLSVSLLLLSLPLNFIAFSGLGNVYSSTLLIFTLFLLLVSVRFKRIFSKSDVLLSVVIFISLLLFTILNVLFDGGHGLKMQLIFAVIYFQSFLVFIISYYTLDKVKWDYIFKLYLFVGLLLFLRMAMEEPQNLFGFSAIRGERIEANFAGAVNNFALLIGLCVIISFFYIKNKTLKIIFSIASLFVLILTMSRGALLGTIITFFLVAFYDTDSKTLKNLLRISAAISFIAIVGLFYFDKIDLVVTTVQDRFLGVFSGEASVKQFSSGRGIILSDIYNNHFVHSSIFEFLFGHGMGSIEFTVNGAPYESSHNIFMDFAYRNGVLFLLSYMFFFLYLLYKFIQYRSKENLALFGIFVFLHFELLVNPYLFAVQMGWIYSFFLAGFLIRLKAQRNKNLESSIL is encoded by the coding sequence TTGAAAAAGATATCGCTTCCTAAATTAAGTGTTAGTTTACTTTTACTTTCACTTCCTCTTAATTTTATCGCTTTTAGTGGTTTAGGGAATGTCTATTCTTCAACTTTATTAATTTTCACCTTATTTCTGTTGCTTGTAAGTGTTCGCTTTAAAAGAATATTTTCTAAAAGTGATGTCTTACTAAGTGTTGTAATTTTTATATCACTACTTCTATTTACTATTCTCAATGTTTTGTTCGATGGAGGACATGGACTCAAAATGCAATTGATTTTTGCCGTAATTTATTTTCAAAGTTTTTTAGTTTTCATAATTTCCTATTATACGCTAGATAAAGTAAAATGGGATTATATATTTAAGCTTTATTTGTTTGTAGGACTATTGCTTTTTTTAAGAATGGCAATGGAAGAACCGCAAAATCTTTTCGGGTTTAGTGCCATTAGAGGGGAAAGAATTGAAGCAAATTTTGCTGGAGCCGTCAATAATTTTGCGTTACTAATAGGTTTGTGTGTTATTATAAGTTTCTTTTATATAAAGAATAAAACACTTAAAATAATTTTTTCAATTGCTTCATTGTTTGTTTTAATTCTTACTATGTCCAGAGGAGCACTTTTAGGTACTATTATCACCTTTTTTTTGGTGGCTTTTTATGATACAGACTCTAAAACTTTAAAAAACTTGTTAAGAATTAGTGCGGCAATATCGTTTATAGCCATAGTTGGGCTGTTTTATTTTGATAAAATAGACTTAGTTGTCACTACTGTTCAAGATCGTTTTTTGGGTGTTTTTAGTGGCGAGGCTAGTGTAAAACAGTTTTCTTCAGGTAGAGGTATAATTCTTTCTGATATTTATAATAACCACTTTGTTCATTCTAGTATTTTCGAATTTTTATTTGGGCATGGCATGGGTAGTATTGAGTTTACTGTAAATGGTGCTCCCTATGAATCTTCACATAATATTTTTATGGATTTCGCCTATCGCAATGGGGTATTGTTTTTGTTATCCTATATGTTTTTCTTCCTTTATTTATTATACAAGTTTATTCAATATAGAAGTAAAGAAAATTTAGCTCTTTTCGGAATATTTGTTTTTTTACATTTTGAGCTTTTGGTAAACCCATATTTGTTTGCAGTCCAAATGGGGTGGATTTACTCCTTTTTTTTAGCGGGCTTTTTAATTAGATTAAAAGCTCAGCGTAATAAAAATTTAGAAAGTTCAATATTATGA
- a CDS encoding DUF6341 family protein, with translation MKSFFEGIADLFVNVIFKYTMDPFRFADSWALANILNWIFMLIGSAAFIYWMLQLKKYNDNGEEDTSSTSHSYL, from the coding sequence ATGAAATCATTTTTTGAAGGTATTGCGGATTTATTTGTAAATGTGATATTTAAATACACAATGGATCCATTTAGATTTGCAGATAGTTGGGCATTGGCCAACATTCTTAACTGGATATTTATGTTAATTGGTTCGGCCGCTTTTATTTACTGGATGCTTCAATTAAAGAAATATAACGATAATGGTGAAGAGGATACTTCAAGTACATCTCACTCATACCTATAA
- a CDS encoding glycosyltransferase — translation MKILQINKYYQPDIGGVETVVKQYAENLGEGFDVTVLCIKKRFSFKTEQEEVNGVKIIRCSSLGSFWSMPVSFSFFWVFLRYYKSYDILHFHEPFPLASMLSFIISKKNKIVITWHSDIIKQKAIKRIVEIFQRKLCEKAKLIFTTSPNLLEFSSILKEFRDKVYILPLSIPSNKSISKQNNDYILYLGRLAYYKGINVLLEAYEIANTNLELFIVGRGEKDITEDILEHCAKTSKKIRFINKFVTEDEKDEFFKKCSFFVLPSIAASEAFAIIQLEAMIHGKAVINTDLPTGVPFVSLDGRTGITVASNNQHELAKALDKLTENVDLRQALGSNGHKRVIEEFSDDVIIEKLRKKYIEIYNL, via the coding sequence TTGAAAATACTTCAAATAAATAAATACTATCAACCTGATATTGGAGGTGTAGAAACCGTCGTTAAACAATATGCTGAAAATTTAGGTGAGGGATTTGATGTAACCGTACTTTGCATTAAAAAAAGATTTTCTTTTAAAACAGAACAGGAAGAAGTAAATGGCGTTAAAATTATAAGGTGTTCATCATTGGGTTCGTTTTGGTCAATGCCTGTATCATTTTCTTTTTTTTGGGTGTTTTTAAGATATTATAAGTCTTATGATATTTTGCATTTTCACGAACCTTTTCCATTAGCTTCAATGCTTTCTTTTATTATAAGTAAAAAGAATAAAATTGTTATCACCTGGCATAGTGATATTATAAAACAAAAAGCAATAAAAAGAATAGTTGAAATTTTTCAAAGAAAGCTATGTGAAAAAGCTAAATTAATATTTACGACATCGCCTAATTTGCTTGAATTTTCTAGTATACTTAAAGAGTTCAGAGATAAAGTATATATACTCCCTTTAAGTATTCCTTCAAATAAAAGTATTAGCAAACAGAATAATGATTACATATTATATTTGGGTAGATTAGCGTATTACAAGGGTATAAATGTTTTATTAGAAGCGTATGAAATAGCTAATACTAATTTGGAATTGTTTATTGTAGGTAGAGGAGAAAAAGATATTACTGAAGATATCTTAGAACATTGTGCTAAAACAAGCAAAAAAATAAGATTTATCAATAAATTTGTAACCGAAGATGAGAAAGATGAATTTTTTAAAAAGTGTTCTTTTTTTGTGCTCCCTTCTATTGCCGCTAGTGAAGCATTTGCGATAATTCAATTAGAGGCGATGATACACGGTAAGGCAGTTATAAATACTGACTTGCCAACTGGAGTGCCTTTTGTGAGCTTAGATGGCAGAACCGGAATAACAGTGGCTTCTAATAACCAACATGAATTGGCTAAGGCATTAGATAAATTGACAGAAAATGTTGATCTCAGACAAGCTTTAGGTAGTAACGGGCATAAAAGAGTAATAGAGGAGTTTTCTGATGATGTGATAATAGAAAAATTAAGGAAGAAGTATATAGAAATTTACAATTTATAA
- a CDS encoding glycosyltransferase family 9 protein: MGDVAMTVPVICGMIKKYPAVKITVLTKSFTAPIFTDIPNVSVFIADVKGRHKGVVGLWKLYKELKNLEIDVVADLHHVLRSTILKQYFRLSSIPFVQLDKGRTEKRTLIDPERSTFKPLKTTFCRYADVFNTIGYTIADNEMQTLLPRKIPNSFSDFSRKGNYQLIGIAPFAAFKGKMYPLELMEIVIDQLNKTNKYKIILFGGGAKEIELLTNWEKQYENCTNAAGKLSFSEELALISNLKLMLAMDSGNAHLAAMFGVPTVTVWGVTHPYAGFYPFGQPESNALLSDRKKYPAIPTSIYGNKYPDGYDKVMETISPDVVVLKISELLANKV, encoded by the coding sequence ATGGGTGATGTTGCCATGACCGTCCCGGTTATTTGTGGTATGATAAAAAAATATCCTGCGGTAAAGATTACTGTTTTAACGAAATCATTTACAGCACCTATTTTCACCGATATACCAAATGTTTCTGTTTTCATTGCAGATGTTAAAGGAAGACATAAGGGAGTTGTAGGACTTTGGAAACTTTATAAAGAACTTAAAAACTTAGAAATAGATGTAGTCGCAGATTTGCATCATGTTTTACGTAGCACAATCTTAAAACAATATTTTAGGTTGTCATCTATTCCATTTGTACAATTGGATAAGGGTAGGACTGAGAAAAGGACATTAATTGACCCTGAAAGAAGTACTTTTAAGCCTCTTAAAACCACCTTTTGTCGTTATGCCGATGTCTTTAATACCATTGGCTACACTATTGCGGATAATGAAATGCAAACACTCTTACCAAGGAAAATCCCTAATTCTTTTTCTGATTTTTCTAGAAAAGGGAACTATCAATTAATAGGGATTGCACCTTTTGCAGCCTTTAAAGGGAAAATGTATCCGTTAGAGTTAATGGAAATTGTTATTGACCAACTAAATAAAACGAATAAGTATAAAATAATTTTGTTTGGCGGCGGAGCGAAGGAAATAGAACTTTTGACGAATTGGGAAAAACAATATGAGAACTGTACCAACGCTGCAGGTAAACTTTCATTTTCTGAAGAGCTCGCTTTAATATCGAATCTAAAGCTTATGCTTGCAATGGATAGCGGTAACGCACATTTAGCTGCAATGTTTGGTGTGCCAACCGTTACGGTTTGGGGAGTTACACATCCGTATGCTGGTTTTTACCCCTTTGGTCAACCGGAAAGTAATGCCCTTTTATCCGATAGGAAAAAATATCCTGCCATTCCGACTTCCATTTATGGAAACAAATATCCTGATGGTTACGATAAGGTTATGGAAACTATTTCACCAGATGTTGTCGTTTTGAAAATTTCCGAACTATTAGCCAACAAAGTTTAA
- the purD gene encoding phosphoribosylamine--glycine ligase — MNILILGSGGREHAFAWKLAQSNKLSKLFVAPGNAGTEIIAKNIPIGVNDFEAIKEVVLKEKIELVFVGPEDPLVNGIHDFFLEDVELKNVAVIGPEKLAATLEGSKEFAKEFMMRHKIPTAQYKSFTSETVEKGFKFLEELNPPYVLKADGLAAGKGVVILNDLNDAKIELKSMLVDKKFGTASATVVIEEFLDGIELSVFVLTDGDSYKVLPTAKDYKRIGEGDTGLNTGGMGAISPVPFASKSFMDKIEKRIVKPTVEGFKMDKMPYKGFIFIGLIKVGEDPKVIEYNVRMGDPETEVVLPRIKNDMVELLKAVADQKLSEIDLQLDERTATTVMTVSGGYPGSYEKGKEISGIEAIKDSLVFHAGTTVKDGKVVTNGGRVMAITSFGDDFKSALSKSYENVEKLSFDGMNYRRDLGFDL; from the coding sequence ATGAATATTTTAATTCTTGGGTCTGGCGGACGCGAACACGCATTTGCTTGGAAATTAGCTCAAAGTAATAAACTATCTAAGCTTTTTGTAGCTCCTGGAAATGCAGGAACTGAAATAATTGCAAAAAACATACCAATTGGTGTAAATGATTTTGAAGCAATTAAGGAAGTGGTTTTAAAGGAGAAAATTGAATTGGTTTTTGTGGGTCCAGAAGACCCTTTAGTAAATGGAATTCATGATTTCTTTTTGGAGGATGTTGAATTAAAGAATGTTGCAGTAATAGGCCCAGAAAAATTAGCAGCTACGTTAGAAGGGAGTAAAGAGTTTGCAAAGGAATTTATGATGAGACATAAAATTCCGACAGCACAGTACAAGAGTTTTACATCAGAAACAGTGGAAAAGGGTTTTAAGTTCTTGGAAGAATTAAATCCACCATATGTCTTAAAAGCTGATGGTTTAGCTGCCGGTAAAGGTGTGGTAATCCTTAATGACTTAAATGATGCCAAGATAGAGTTGAAATCCATGTTGGTAGACAAAAAATTTGGAACTGCTAGTGCTACAGTAGTTATAGAAGAATTTCTTGATGGTATTGAATTAAGTGTTTTTGTGCTTACAGATGGGGACAGTTATAAAGTATTACCTACCGCTAAAGACTATAAAAGAATAGGTGAAGGAGATACCGGGCTAAATACAGGGGGTATGGGGGCTATTTCGCCCGTTCCTTTTGCCAGTAAGTCTTTTATGGACAAGATAGAAAAGCGAATTGTAAAACCTACCGTAGAAGGGTTTAAAATGGATAAAATGCCTTACAAGGGCTTCATTTTTATAGGGTTGATAAAGGTTGGTGAGGATCCAAAGGTTATCGAGTATAATGTAAGAATGGGAGATCCGGAAACCGAAGTAGTTTTACCACGTATTAAAAATGACATGGTTGAACTGCTAAAAGCTGTTGCTGACCAAAAATTATCTGAAATAGATTTGCAATTAGATGAACGTACAGCTACTACAGTTATGACTGTTTCTGGTGGTTATCCGGGTTCTTATGAAAAAGGTAAAGAAATTTCTGGCATTGAAGCTATTAAAGATTCTCTAGTATTTCACGCAGGTACAACAGTAAAAGATGGAAAAGTAGTAACTAATGGTGGTAGGGTTATGGCAATCACTTCGTTTGGAGACGATTTTAAATCGGCCTTATCCAAATCATACGAAAATGTAGAGAAACTTTCCTTTGATGGAATGAATTATAGAAGAGACTTAGGTTTCGACTTATAA